The sequence below is a genomic window from Chthoniobacterales bacterium.
GGAAACCACCGTCCTGGGACTTCCCGATACCGCCGATGAAAAGAAACCGAACGATCCCGCCGCCCTGACCGCGTTACGCGACAAGCTCGACCCGGCCGTTCGGTCCCGCCGCGACTGGAAGACCTTCGCCAAGGCGGTTCAGGTCGGGACCGAAGATCTGCTCAAGAACAAAGAGAAAGTCGAGGCAGCCGATCCCAACTACCAATGGATCGACCTCGCCGAAGCGCGCGCCCAGGGGATCATGCCGATCCCTTATGCCGAGGGTAAGTAGCGAGCATCGCTCGCCGGCCAGGGGAGAGTTGAGAGTTAATAGTTGAGAGCCGCGCGAGAGGGCTCTTGCGACAAAGTGGCAACCGGAGCGGTCGCCCTGCAATTGCCCGGGCAGCGCTTCAGATCGCCGTCTGCGCCAACGGCGCAAAATCAACCTAACCTGGGGCAACGCCCCAGGACCGTGAATATCGAAATACCCGAGCGCTGAAGGCGCGCCTCAATTGGCTCGGGGGATCAGCACGGCCGGTCCTTCTTTTTTTTTGGAGCAGGCCGTATTCGCTGGTTAGACGCCAGCCTTTGGCTGAACCTCGACATTCCTGGCCAGCGTTTTGAAACACTCGCCGTTTTTCTGCTTAACCGTGATCGTGATGTGACCAGTCTTGCTGGTTTTGATATCGTGAACGGTCCCGGATTTTCCGGCGTGCGTGCCCCCAATGACTCGGCAAAACTCGCCCTCCTTCAGTTTGGTTTTCGATGACATGATGTGCCATTGTCGTTACGCTCCATCGTTTGGTCAGACGCTCGGGGCGACGGCGGACTTGGCTTGGAACAACAACCTGATATCAGGCTGGCGAAAACGATAGAAGAAGAAACCATTTAGGGTGGCTGCGACCAGCGTGATGGCCAGGACTGGCCATGTGACACTGTGCGGCCAAATGCACCATGCGACGAGCACGAGAGCGAACACGGCAAACGCCCAGCAACAGCAAACGAGCGCCACGACCCGCCACGCCGGACGCAACCGAAGGATGCCGAATCCGAGAGCGACACTGAAGGCGCCCCAGAGCAACTCAAACAGGAGCTGATCAGCGTGCTGAGCTGCCAGCCCGGCCACCACGATGGACGCAGCGCTCCACAAGGCCGACCCCGCGGAGAGAAACGAGAGAGCTGCATAGACCTTGATGGACATTGGGAGCTTCACGCGCGTGCTTTGCGTTTAACGAGAACAAGATGAGCGACGGCGGACCTCGGTTTTAGCTGACGCTCAGGTTCAAGGTTAGCCCGAGCGTATTGGCCAGTTCGATGAAACGGGCGGCGTCGAGTTCTTCGGGCCAGACGATTCCCGGTTTCGTTTTTCCTTCCAGCAGCTGTAAGGCGCCGGTCGCGGCGGCGTAGCCGACGGCGACGTTTGCGGTGCCGAATAGCTCCAGGGCTTTCGCGGCTTCGTCGAAGAAGACACTGGTGACGATCCGGAAGGTCTTCTCCTTACCGCCGGCCGTTCCTTTTATCAAAATATGGGCCTGGGTGGCGGCGATGAGCGGGACCAGGTCTTTCTGGACTTGCGGATCAAGCACCGCGATGTGCACCGGCCGCGGTAACAGCGCCATGAGGACGTCGACCGCTTTCACTTTGCCTCCTTCCACTTCGACGACGCGGTCGCCGGTGAACCCGGTGGAAAAGAGGGTCGCGATGGCTGGTTCGAACGGGAACTTGTAGCAGCAATACTGAATGCCTTTCCCGATCGTCAGCGGCAGGGTGTATTGCTCGTCGTGGGCGTGATGAGTGAGCTGGATTTCGCCGAGGTTGCCCCCGAAATTGTAGGTCTCCGGCTCGTGAAACACCGGCATGTGTTCGTGTCGGCCATCGTGGAAGAGGCAGGGCGGATCGCAGTAGTCGAAATATTGCTGCTCGGGAGACCAGGTGGGTGTCCAAGTCTTGACCATCTCTCTTTGTGCGGGAACATGGAACCCCGCCCTGATCTCGATCCGCTCAACGGTATCGAGTTCATCGCAAAATCGGCGGCAGATAATGTTCACCACGCCGGGGCTGGCTCCGCAGCTCAGCAGCGCGGTCCGTCCCGCCGCGACGAAACGGTCGGCCAGGTCGAGCGGTTCGCCCGCGATCAACTGGGCCAGATGCTCCGGGCAGGCGGCGGTGTTCACGTAGTGAGCGTCCAACGCCAGGGTGGCTTTCATCACGTCGACCGAAATGAATGATGGAGTGAGATCGATCACCACGTCCACGGTCCCCAGGGAATCGCGGATGGCGCGGACACTGGCGTCAGGCTGGCGCGCGTCGAATTCTGCCGCGGCGACTTTCTCGCTTCCGACCCGATCGCGCACAGACGCGGCATCGGCAAGGACGCGCGTGCCGAGGAGAATTCGGCCGACGGACTCCTGGCGAGCCAGGATGGAAACGCAGGGAGCGCCCTGGGCGCCGGCGCCCACGACGAGGATATTGGCCTTTTCGTCCCGGGGCATCGGCAAGGATTAACAGGATTCCCGCGATTCCGGAAAGGCAAAAAGCAGGCCGTTGCTTTCGCAAATCACGTGGAAAAGTGGATGGGCTGAAACACCGGAAGTGGCACGGTCTAACCGCGCCGCTCCCCTCGACTCGGTCGGAGGAGAGCGTCAGGATATTCGCATGAAAACGCTACCTACTTCACTATTCGTGAACCTGATTCGCAATGGCATTCTCGGCCTCGCTCTGATCTTCGCTTCGATGGCGTATGGCGCCATTCCGGCGCTGAACGTGACCGTGTTCGATGGCAACAGCAAAGTCGCTTTTAAGAGCGCCCTAAGTTCCAGCGGCGTGTTCTCGACCGGCAATCTGCCGGCGGGCGATTATGTGGTTCAGTTCAGTTCCCGAAGCGCGGAGCCAAAAAGCAACAGCTATCTGCTCGTTGTTTCCGCCGGGACAAAAAAGGTGATCGCTGACGCGGTGTCAGGCAGCGAGTTTAGCGGCGGTGGAGTGGCCATGAAGATCAGGGTAGGGGGATCATTGAAGATCACCGGACAAGTCGCGCCCGACCAGGTTACGACTACCGCTGGTCCCAAGATGCGGGTTATCGACGGGAAGACCTATGTCTGGGTAAATGGAGGGACCGGAAGTAATCTGGGCGATCATTGGGAACCCGCGGACCTGGCGAGAGCGCGAAACGTTGTCGGCCTCAGCCGGGATAAGATTCAAAAAATGCACGATCGCGCCTACGAAGGCAGCATGCTCAACAGCCACCAGCCGTACTACGAACGCCCCGGCCACGGCTACTAAGGGGGGAAGAGAGTTTATAGTTGAGAGTTGATTGTTGAGAGTTCAGCAAGGCTGCGTTTTCCAAATCGCCGTTGGGCCCGCGAATAACGCGAATGGGCGCGAATTAGAGGGTGGGGAACGGCGCTTCCAAATCGTTGCTTACGGTTGAGGGCCGGCCGGTGCATCGGCGATCGTGATGACGATCTTGCCTCGGGCGTGCCCGTCCTCGAGATAACGAAGAGCTTTCGCGGTCTCGCTCATCGGATATTGCCGATCGATCACGGGAATTAGCTTCCCTTCCTGCATCAGATCGCGAAGAACGGTCAGGTCTGCTTTGAGAGTCTTGGCGATATACATTTTGAACTTCTGGGAGATGAACGGCGAAACAAAGAAGGCCTTCAAGTTGCCTAACAGGCGCAGCCACTGTCCCTCGTGCTTCCCGGCGCTGCCCATTCCAGCCAGGACACAGATGCCGTCGGGAGTCAGGACACGCCGGCGGTCGCTGATGGTATGGTTGCCGACGTTGTCGAAGATGACGTCGTAACGTTGATCGCCCTGGGTGAAGTCTTCTTTGGTATAGTCGATCACGTGGTCCGCGCCGATTGATCGGGCCTGTTCCACGTTCCGCGAGCTGCAAACCGCGGTCACCTCCGCACCCAGCGCCTTGGCGATCTGGACGGCGAAAGTACCGACGCCTCCGGAAGCTCCGTTGATCAGGACCTTCTGCCTGGGCTTGATGTTCCCCTGGTCGCGCAGACCCTGCAAAGCAGTCAGTCCGGCGACGGCGACCGAGCCCGCTTGCTCGAACGTGATGTTGTCCGGCTTCGTGACCACGGTCCGCTCGTTGACACAGACATATTCGGCGATTGAACCGTTCGCCGCACCGAAAACTTCATCGCCTGGCTTCAACTGGGTAATGTTCTTACCCACGGCTTCGACCGTGCCCGCGCAATCGATCCCGAAGCGCGAATCCTTCGGTTTCCGCATTCCGGAAAAAGGGCGCATCAGGTAGGAGCCGCGCAGCAGGTGTCCGTCGGCCGCGTTGAGGGAAGAAGCGCGGACTTTGATGAGGAGCTGATTGTCGGTGGGAGCAGGCCTCTCAACGTCCCGCAGCGTCAGGGAACCGTACTCGCATTTACGAATAGCTTTCATGGGATTAGTAGGCGCAGCGGTGTTGCCTTCGCAGTCATTGGTTGACCGCCAGTAGGCGATAAAAAGGTAGAGTCCGCCTCCCAGCACTACGATGAGCATGGTGACGGCTGTCCATTTTAGAAATCGCCTAACGAGCTTCATTCGATCGTGATCGCGATCTTCCCCTGGACGTGGCCGGTCTCGAGGTATTTGTAGGCGGCGGCGGTCTCGGTAAGCGGATACGTTTTGGTGAGAGCGGGCGCGATCTTTCCGCTTTCCGTCATGTCGCGCAGAACCCCGAGGTCTTTCTTGCTGAAATCGACCCCAAATCTGAGGAACTTTTCCTTCGAAAAGCTCGAACGAAACGAGGCGGTGAGCCCGCCAATAAAGCGCGACAAGGTCTCCTCGTGAATGCCTGAGCCGCCGATCCCCGCCAGCACACAGATGCCACCCGGTTTGAGGACGCGGCGGCGTTCCGCAAACGAATGATTATTGATGAGATCGTAGATTACGTCATAACGCTGATCGCCTTTTGTGTAGTCTTCCTTGGTGTAGTCGATCACGTGGTCGGCCCCGAGCGATCGGACCAGGTCCAGGTTTTTCGTGCTGCAAACGCCGGTTACCTCCGCGCCGAAAGCCTTGGCGATCTGGACAGTAAACGTTCCAACGCCTCCGGACGCGCCATTGATCAACACCTTTTGTCCTGCTTTCACCCGGCCCGTATCGCGCAGGCCCTGTAAGGCAACGAGTGCGGTGGGGATCGACGCGGCCTGTTCGAAGGTACTGTTGGCCGGCTTCTTAACTATCGCTCCGCGGTCGGCCCTGACACAGATGTATTCCGCGAGACAACCGGCCCTGACGCCGAAGACTTCATCGCCGGGCTTGAACTCGGTCACGTTTCGGCCCACTGCTTCAACCGTCCCGGCGTAGTCGGATCCCGGGATGGTATTTTTCGGCTTACGAAGTCCCAAGAGGAGTCTGCCGGGGATACTGCCGCCGAGCATGCCGCCGTCGAAATATCTGAGGGACACGGCTCGCACGCGGACCAAAACCTGGTTGTCGTTCGGAACGGGCTTTTCGACCTGCTCGAGTTTCAGGACCTGATCGGCCGGGCCGTATTCGCAATACCGGATCGCCTTCATCCGCTCGGCGCTGGCAGGAATGGGGCGTCCACAGTCGTTGGTCGAAGTCCAGTAGGCGAACTGGAACCAGGCGAAGAGCAGAATGACCACTGCAAGGATGCTGCGTTTTAAGATTCGCCTCAATCGCATAGTTAGACCTCTTTGGCGTCGCGCGAGGAATCGCGCCAGGCCCCCTTCCACAGTGCGCGTCCTGAGAGGATGACAGAGAAGAGCGCGGTCACGCCGAGCGCAAGGAGTGTCCACACGAAGAACAGCCCGTTGCTGCGGACAGTCCCGAAGCCGACTCCCGGCCCTTTCATATGGAGGATGAGGACGACCATCATCAAAAGCGAGGCGACGAGAATGATGATGTACCCCGCTGGACGCTCGGCGAGCACGAGTGTTCCATACAGCCATACGACGCAGATGACGACCGCAACGAGGTTGGAAAGCCCTCCCCCCGACATCCCGCGGACGATATCGTCCGCCAAGTGAAACGTTGCTAAAAGGATCGAGAGGAGAGAGGCGATGGTTAGGGTTGTGTTCTGTTTCATTTGAATCTCCAGCGGTCGCCGCGCGTTTTGGCATAATTCGCCAGAACATAAGGCCAAGGAATAACCGCAATATCCACGAGAGCGCCTAGACCCATAACCCTTGTGAGTTCCTCCGAGCGGAAGGTCGACCACATCGGCAGTGCAACGGCCAGGATCCATATCGACTTGTAGAGAAACTGCAAAAGAAGCAGAGGCACCATCTTAAGCGGATACCGAAGTCCTAAAATACTTAGCGCCGACAACGCTGCCCAAAAACTGTAGGCAACGCCTTTCACTGGATCCCACGGTCCGGGGTGGCTAATGATTGTGGGCCAGACCTGGAGTCCGAGCATTGCGAAATTAAGGAGGTAAAGCAGCCGCATGAAATACAGGCGGAGCAGCGATGTGTCTTCAGACATGGTGCAATTTCTCTTTGGTTGTGCTGCGCAGTGCGTGATCAACGCGCCAGTTGGAAGAAGTTCCAAATTTCCAGTGCGGCATGAAAGTCGCGGTTGGAGTTGCCCAGCAACCGGAAGCCCCACATCCCGGGATGAGGCACGCTGTGGCCACCACCTCGAATAGTCACAAGTTCCACAGTAAGGTTGCCTGGGGCGCTCCATACTTCACGTTCGGCGGTACTCCCATCGGTCTTATCAGTGTCCGGGATTTGCGTCGTTTGAGACGGAGCTGTTGCGCCGTCAAGCGCGCGGAAGTAGTCGACGCTTGCCTGGGCGGAGAGAACGGGGCCGCGGTTGCCATACACCCCGTAAAGGACCACGTCGCCGCCGGTCCATGGATTCATAGGATCCGCCGTCCCCTCCATTAGAAGCATCGACACCGGCTTGCCTTTTGGGGTGATTGCCATGTTCTCTGGGGAAGGGACATTGGAGACAACGGCAGCATAGGCGCGTGCGAAATCGGGCGTTTCTAACGCGAGACGAATGGTCATCGCGCCCCCATTCGACACTCCGGTTATATAGACGTGACCGCGGTCGGCGTTGTGGTCCCTTACCAAACGATCGACCAGGGCCTTTAAGAAGCCTACATCATCGACGTTCTCAGCCTTCGCAGCAAATGGCCCCTTTTTTTTACAGTCATTCCAGTGGCCCTCGTAGCCCTGTGGATAGACCGCGATGAAACCATGTTCCTCGGCGAGCAGATCGAAGTCGAACCCAAAGGACTGCCGCGCACCTTTCGACGTGCCCATGGAGCTATGCAGTGTGATCACCAGGGGTGGCTGTGCTTGCGGCTTTGAGGGCACATACGCTATCCACGTTCGAATGCGATTGCCATATTCAAGCGATCCATGCTCAAGATTACCGGGTAGCTTCGGCTCGTCGGGGTAGGTGTGACGAAACGCAGCGAGAGCGAGCCCCGCGAACAGGATGAATGTTAGAACGAGGGCGACGAAGGCTTTTTTAAAGTATCGGTACATTATCGCTGGACGAGTCGCCCTCCTTAACCAGTGCCGGCGCGACATTACTTTTGCGGTGAGTTTTTCGTTTCATTGGTTCATGCCGCCATAACTCACGCCAGGGCGGAAGCGACGACCGCCTGCCGATTCGGTTGAGTTTTCGCGCCCCAGATCACCATCCAGAGAAACGCCAGTTCTCCGATTCCAAGGATCATCGCGAGATCGCCAATGCCTTGCGCTGACGCGGGCAGGAAAAGAGCGACCGAGGAATTGATCAGGTAGCCGATGCCCGCAGCGATCGCCGCGATCCCGACAAAGCGTGGGATAAAACCGGATCGCATCACGGCGATGCCGAAAGGAAAAAGCCAAAGACCCCAGAAGATTTGAGCGAGGATGATTCCCTGATTGTGGAGCCGGAGGAAGAAGAGGACGAAGGCGTCGAGCTGGGCTTTATCAAAGACAGCGGAGAGAAAAGCCGGGCCGCGAGCGAAGGTCAGCGCGGCGAGATCGTTCAGAACGTTGAGATACGAAATAGGAACCGAAATCACCAGGAGGATCATCATGGCGATCGCGTGTTTGTGACTGACCGCCTTGAACAGGCGGTAGAACGCGATCACAGCGAAAATGGCGACGGTCGCGGAGAAGAGTTCGACGGCCATGCCGAGCCGGAGCAGATACTCCGAGTCCCGGACATTCAGGGCGGTAGCCGCGGCGTTTCCGCGCACGATCAGGACGCTCGGGACGTAGAGGAGGGCGAAGGGAGCGGGCAGGCCGTTTATGAAATAGAGGAGGGCCGCCATTCTGGATTGTTTTCTGAGTGCGTTCAACGGCCGTTCTTCCAGGTGTTCAGAGTTCATTCCGCGCGCAGGGCTTCGATGGGGTTGATGCGGGCCGCCCTCCGAGC
It includes:
- a CDS encoding saccharopine dehydrogenase NADP-binding domain-containing protein; protein product: MPRDEKANILVVGAGAQGAPCVSILARQESVGRILLGTRVLADAASVRDRVGSEKVAAAEFDARQPDASVRAIRDSLGTVDVVIDLTPSFISVDVMKATLALDAHYVNTAACPEHLAQLIAGEPLDLADRFVAAGRTALLSCGASPGVVNIICRRFCDELDTVERIEIRAGFHVPAQREMVKTWTPTWSPEQQYFDYCDPPCLFHDGRHEHMPVFHEPETYNFGGNLGEIQLTHHAHDEQYTLPLTIGKGIQYCCYKFPFEPAIATLFSTGFTGDRVVEVEGGKVKAVDVLMALLPRPVHIAVLDPQVQKDLVPLIAATQAHILIKGTAGGKEKTFRIVTSVFFDEAAKALELFGTANVAVGYAAATGALQLLEGKTKPGIVWPEELDAARFIELANTLGLTLNLSVS
- a CDS encoding NAD(P)-dependent alcohol dehydrogenase encodes the protein MKLVRRFLKWTAVTMLIVVLGGGLYLFIAYWRSTNDCEGNTAAPTNPMKAIRKCEYGSLTLRDVERPAPTDNQLLIKVRASSLNAADGHLLRGSYLMRPFSGMRKPKDSRFGIDCAGTVEAVGKNITQLKPGDEVFGAANGSIAEYVCVNERTVVTKPDNITFEQAGSVAVAGLTALQGLRDQGNIKPRQKVLINGASGGVGTFAVQIAKALGAEVTAVCSSRNVEQARSIGADHVIDYTKEDFTQGDQRYDVIFDNVGNHTISDRRRVLTPDGICVLAGMGSAGKHEGQWLRLLGNLKAFFVSPFISQKFKMYIAKTLKADLTVLRDLMQEGKLIPVIDRQYPMSETAKALRYLEDGHARGKIVITIADAPAGPQP
- a CDS encoding NAD(P)-dependent alcohol dehydrogenase encodes the protein MRLRRILKRSILAVVILLFAWFQFAYWTSTNDCGRPIPASAERMKAIRYCEYGPADQVLKLEQVEKPVPNDNQVLVRVRAVSLRYFDGGMLGGSIPGRLLLGLRKPKNTIPGSDYAGTVEAVGRNVTEFKPGDEVFGVRAGCLAEYICVRADRGAIVKKPANSTFEQAASIPTALVALQGLRDTGRVKAGQKVLINGASGGVGTFTVQIAKAFGAEVTGVCSTKNLDLVRSLGADHVIDYTKEDYTKGDQRYDVIYDLINNHSFAERRRVLKPGGICVLAGIGGSGIHEETLSRFIGGLTASFRSSFSKEKFLRFGVDFSKKDLGVLRDMTESGKIAPALTKTYPLTETAAAYKYLETGHVQGKIAITIE
- a CDS encoding PHB depolymerase family esterase; protein product: MYRYFKKAFVALVLTFILFAGLALAAFRHTYPDEPKLPGNLEHGSLEYGNRIRTWIAYVPSKPQAQPPLVITLHSSMGTSKGARQSFGFDFDLLAEEHGFIAVYPQGYEGHWNDCKKKGPFAAKAENVDDVGFLKALVDRLVRDHNADRGHVYITGVSNGGAMTIRLALETPDFARAYAAVVSNVPSPENMAITPKGKPVSMLLMEGTADPMNPWTGGDVVLYGVYGNRGPVLSAQASVDYFRALDGATAPSQTTQIPDTDKTDGSTAEREVWSAPGNLTVELVTIRGGGHSVPHPGMWGFRLLGNSNRDFHAALEIWNFFQLAR
- a CDS encoding DUF4386 domain-containing protein, which encodes MNSEHLEERPLNALRKQSRMAALLYFINGLPAPFALLYVPSVLIVRGNAAATALNVRDSEYLLRLGMAVELFSATVAIFAVIAFYRLFKAVSHKHAIAMMILLVISVPISYLNVLNDLAALTFARGPAFLSAVFDKAQLDAFVLFFLRLHNQGIILAQIFWGLWLFPFGIAVMRSGFIPRFVGIAAIAAGIGYLINSSVALFLPASAQGIGDLAMILGIGELAFLWMVIWGAKTQPNRQAVVASALA